Proteins found in one Cellulomonas palmilytica genomic segment:
- a CDS encoding VOC family protein, giving the protein MGIVRPHLWFSDDALEAAQFYVSVIPNSRILNVFEAPTDMPGVTKGQPFIVQYELDGQRVEALNGGPTLQLNAAFSFIVDCADQAEVDHYWDALLADGGEPVACGWLTDRFGVSWQVVPMALMELTLGADADPDGKARATEVMLTQTKIEIAPIEAAYRGE; this is encoded by the coding sequence ATGGGCATCGTCCGCCCGCACCTCTGGTTCTCCGACGACGCGCTCGAGGCCGCCCAGTTCTACGTCTCGGTGATCCCCAACTCCCGCATCCTCAACGTCTTCGAGGCCCCGACCGACATGCCGGGCGTCACCAAGGGGCAGCCGTTCATCGTCCAGTACGAGCTCGACGGCCAACGCGTCGAGGCGCTCAACGGCGGCCCGACGCTCCAGCTGAACGCGGCGTTCTCGTTCATCGTGGACTGCGCCGACCAGGCCGAGGTCGACCACTACTGGGACGCGCTGCTGGCCGACGGCGGCGAACCCGTCGCGTGCGGCTGGCTCACCGACCGGTTCGGCGTCTCGTGGCAGGTCGTGCCGATGGCGCTCATGGAGCTCACGCTGGGCGCTGACGCCGACCCCGACGGCAAGGCGCGGGCGACCGAGGTCATGCTCACGCAGACCAAGATCGAGATCGCCCCGATCGAGGCCGCCTACCGCGGCGAGTGA
- a CDS encoding aminoglycoside 3'-phosphotransferase produces the protein MSRALAGAPTGPVEVPDQVYALVGDAPFVADPPVRAVWRNEDGGTTFVAPVHGLYVKWAPAGTPLDLAAEAERLRWAAAYTSVPPVVQHGGDDEGSWLVTRAVPGRSAVDPVWLARPLDAVRAVGWGLRALHDALPVADCPFTWSVDERLARVADRDAARRLGPPPPVDRLVVCHGDPCVPNTLLDDAGEWVAHVDLGRLGVADRWADLAVATWSTEWNYGPGYEEALLEAYGIDPDPERTAYYRALWDLG, from the coding sequence GTGAGCCGCGCGCTCGCCGGGGCGCCGACGGGACCCGTCGAGGTCCCGGACCAGGTGTACGCGCTCGTCGGTGACGCGCCGTTCGTGGCGGACCCGCCCGTGCGCGCGGTGTGGCGCAACGAGGACGGCGGGACGACGTTCGTCGCGCCCGTGCACGGCCTGTACGTCAAGTGGGCGCCCGCCGGGACGCCGCTCGACCTCGCGGCCGAGGCGGAGCGCCTGCGCTGGGCCGCGGCGTACACGTCCGTGCCGCCCGTCGTGCAGCACGGCGGCGACGACGAGGGCTCGTGGCTCGTGACGCGCGCGGTGCCGGGCCGCAGCGCGGTGGACCCGGTGTGGCTCGCGCGTCCGCTCGACGCGGTCCGGGCGGTCGGGTGGGGACTGCGCGCGCTGCACGACGCGCTGCCGGTGGCCGACTGCCCGTTCACCTGGTCGGTCGACGAGCGGCTCGCCCGGGTCGCCGACCGGGACGCCGCCCGCCGGCTCGGGCCGCCGCCGCCCGTGGACCGGCTCGTCGTGTGCCACGGCGACCCGTGCGTCCCCAACACGCTGCTCGACGATGCGGGGGAGTGGGTAGCGCACGTCGACCTCGGCCGACTGGGCGTCGCGGACCGCTGGGCCGACCTGGCCGTGGCGACCTGGAGCACCGAGTGGAACTACGGGCCGGGCTACGAGGAGGCCCTGCTCGAGGCGTACGGAATCGACCCTGACCCGGAGCGCACGGCGTACTACCGCGCGCTGTGGGACCTCGGCTGA
- a CDS encoding GNAT family N-acetyltransferase has product MTADLDIRPVTTDDAGELLTLRRAAFVTEAQQYGDPNIPPLTQTIEELVEDLQREDVVTLGGWHGHRLVGSIRVLIEDKKATLGRFAVAPDLQGKGFGTQLLLAILPYLPDGIEEVWVFTGRDSVQNIALYAKHGYEHQHDQTAGDLTYAFLRKSLVDTPADDE; this is encoded by the coding sequence ATGACGGCCGACCTCGACATCCGCCCGGTGACCACCGACGACGCCGGCGAGCTGCTCACGCTGCGGCGCGCCGCGTTCGTCACCGAGGCCCAGCAGTACGGCGACCCGAACATCCCGCCGCTCACGCAGACCATCGAGGAGCTCGTCGAGGACCTGCAGCGCGAGGACGTCGTGACGCTCGGCGGCTGGCACGGCCACCGCCTCGTCGGCTCGATCCGCGTGCTCATCGAGGACAAGAAGGCGACGCTCGGCCGGTTCGCGGTCGCGCCCGACCTGCAGGGCAAGGGCTTCGGCACGCAGCTGCTGCTCGCGATCCTGCCGTACCTGCCGGACGGCATCGAGGAGGTCTGGGTCTTCACCGGCCGCGACTCGGTGCAGAACATCGCGCTGTACGCCAAGCACGGCTACGAGCACCAGCACGACCAGACCGCGGGGGACCTGACGTACGCGTTCCTGCGCAAGTCGCTCGTCGACACCCCCGCCGACGACGAGTGA
- the purU gene encoding formyltetrahydrofolate deformylase translates to MSHTASPTTPGETHWVLTLSCPDRPGIVHAVAGLLADHGGNITESQQFGDPLTGLFFMRVQVTSAVTYDELAGALERIAASFDMTWSLDVAGRPVRTLVMGSTAAHCLNDLAFRQRSEKLPVDLVAVVSNHTVLEPLADFYGIPFHHVPVTAATKAEAEARLLELVEELDVELVVLARYMQILSDDLCRRLEGRVINIHHSFLPSFKGARPYAQAHDRGVKLIGATAHYVTGDLDEGPIIEQDVERVDHTQSVDDLVALGQDVERRALARAVRWHAEHRVLLDGHRTIVFR, encoded by the coding sequence GTGTCCCACACTGCGAGCCCGACGACGCCCGGCGAGACCCACTGGGTCCTGACCCTCTCGTGCCCGGACCGCCCCGGGATCGTCCACGCGGTCGCGGGGCTGCTCGCGGACCACGGCGGCAACATCACCGAGTCGCAGCAGTTCGGGGACCCGCTCACGGGCCTGTTCTTCATGCGCGTGCAGGTCACGTCCGCGGTCACGTACGACGAGCTCGCGGGCGCGCTCGAGCGCATCGCCGCCTCGTTCGACATGACGTGGTCGCTCGACGTCGCGGGCCGGCCGGTGCGCACGCTCGTCATGGGCTCGACCGCGGCGCACTGCCTCAACGACCTCGCGTTCCGGCAGCGCTCGGAGAAGCTGCCGGTCGACCTCGTCGCCGTCGTCTCGAACCACACCGTCCTGGAGCCGCTCGCGGACTTCTACGGCATCCCGTTCCACCACGTCCCGGTGACGGCCGCGACCAAGGCCGAGGCGGAGGCGCGGCTCCTGGAGCTGGTCGAGGAGCTCGACGTCGAGCTCGTCGTCCTCGCGCGGTACATGCAGATCCTGTCCGACGACCTGTGCCGCCGCCTCGAGGGCCGCGTCATCAACATCCACCACTCGTTCCTGCCGTCGTTCAAGGGCGCCCGCCCGTACGCGCAGGCGCACGACCGCGGCGTCAAGCTCATCGGCGCGACCGCGCACTACGTGACGGGCGACCTCGACGAGGGGCCGATCATCGAGCAGGACGTCGAGCGCGTGGACCACACGCAGTCGGTCGACGACCTCGTCGCGCTCGGGCAGGACGTCGAGCGCCGGGCGCTGGCCCGCGCGGTGCGCTGGCACGCCGAGCACCGTGTCCTGCTGGACGGCCACCGCACCATCGTCTTCCGCTGA